The following proteins are encoded in a genomic region of Arachis stenosperma cultivar V10309 chromosome 4, arast.V10309.gnm1.PFL2, whole genome shotgun sequence:
- the LOC130976793 gene encoding LOW QUALITY PROTEIN: probable WRKY transcription factor 43 (The sequence of the model RefSeq protein was modified relative to this genomic sequence to represent the inferred CDS: deleted 2 bases in 1 codon): protein MECSSSSSLLLIWPKMLSCATEKNEEKEKRNIVGRMKKATRVPRFAFQTRSLDDILDDGYRWRKYGQKAVKNSTYPRSYYRCTHHTCNLKKQVQRLSKDTSIVVTTYEDNHPCEKLMETLTPLLKQIQFLAAI from the exons ATGGAATgcagttcttcttcttca cttcTTTTAATATGGCCGAAAATGTTATCTTGTGCCACAGAGAAaaatgaggaaaaagagaagaggaatATAGTTGGAAGAATGAAGAAGGCAACAAGAGTGCCAAGGTTTGCATTCCAAACAAGAAGTCTCGATGATATATTGGATGATGGTTACCGCTGGAGGAAGTATGGCCAGAAAGCAGTGAAGAATAGCACATATCCTAG AAGCTACTACCGTTGCACGCATCACACATGCAATTTGAAGAAACAAGTGCAGAGGCTGTCCAAAGACACAAGCATTGTGGTGACAACGTACGAGGATAACCATCCTTGCGAGAAGCTTATGGAAACTTTGACCCCTCTTCTCAAACAGATTCAGTTTCTCGCTGCCATCTAA